One genomic window of Equus caballus isolate H_3958 breed thoroughbred chromosome 6, TB-T2T, whole genome shotgun sequence includes the following:
- the DDIT3 gene encoding DDIT3 upstream open reading frame protein, whose product MLKMSRWQRQSQNQSRNLRRECSRRKCIFIHHHT is encoded by the exons ATGTTGAAGATGAGCCGGTGGCAGCGACAGAGCCAAAATCAGAGCCGGAACCTGAGGAGAGAG TGTTCCAGAAGGAAGTGTATCTTCATACATCATCACACCTGA
- the MARS1 gene encoding methionine--tRNA ligase, cytoplasmic isoform X2, with protein MRLFVSEGAPGSLPVLAAARRAQGRAELLISTVGPEECVVPFLTQPKVPVLQLDNGNYLFSTSAICRYFFLLSGWEQDDLTNQWLEWEATELQPALSAALYYLVVQGKKGEDVLGPVRRALTHIDHSLSRRSCPFLAGETESLADIVLWGALYPLLQDPAYLPEELGALHSWFQTVSSQEPCQRAAETVLKQQGVLALRPYLQKQPQPSSLQGRAVSNEPEEEELATLSEEEIAMAVTAWEKGLGNLPPLRPPQNPVLPVAGERNVLITSALPYVNNVPHLGNIIGCVLSADVFARYSRLRQWNTLYLCGTDEYGTATETKAMEEGLTPQEICDKYHAIHADIYRWFNISFDIFGRTTTPQQTKITQDIFQRLFSRGFVLQDTVEQLRCEQCARFLADRFVEGVCPFCGYEEARGDQCDKCGKLINATELKKPQCKVCRSCPVVKSSQHLFLDLPKLEKRLEEWLENTLPGSDWTPNARFIIRSWLRDGLKPRCITRDLKWGTPVPLEGFEDKVFYVWFDATIGYLSITANYTDQWERWWKNPEQVSLYQFMAKDNVPFHGLVFPCSALGAEDNYTLVSHLIATEYLNYEDGKFSKSRGVGVFGDMAQDTGIPADIWRFYLLYIRPEGQDSAFSWTDMLLKNNSELLNNLGNFINRAGMFVSKFFGGYVPEMVLTSDDQRLLAHVTLELQHYHQLLEKVRIRDALRSILTISRHGNQYIQVNEPWKRIKGSEADRQRAGTVTGLAVNIAALLSVMLQPYMPTVSATIQAQLQLPPPACGILLTNFLCTLPAGHLIGTVSPLFQKLENDQIESLRQRFGGGQAKVSSKPAVGETVTATGPQQIQVLMDEVTKQGNIVRELKAQKADKNQVAAEVAKLLDLKKQLALAEGKPLETPKGKKKK; from the exons ATGAGACTGTTCGTGAGCGAAGGCGCCCCGGGGAGCTTGCCTGTGCTGGCCGCGGCCCGGAGGGCCCAGGGGAGAGCGGAGCTGCTCATCAGCACTGTAGGCCCAGAAG AGTGTGTGGTCCCATTCCTGACCCAGCCTAAGGTCCCTGTCTTGCAACTGGATAATGGCAACTACCTCTTCTCCACTAGTGCTATCTGCCG atacttctttcttttgtctgGCTGGGAGCAAGATGACCTCACTAACCAGTGGCTGGAATGGGAAGCGACAGAACTGCAG CCAGCTTTGTCTGCCGCCCTGTACTATTTAGTGGTCCAAGGCAAGAAGGGAGAAGATGTTCTTGGCCCTGTCCGGAGAGCCCTGACTCACATTGACCACAGCTTGAGTCGTCGGAGCTGTCCTTTCCTTGCTGGG GAGACAGAATCTCTAGCTGACATTGTTTTGTGGGGAGCGCTATACCCATTACTCCAAGACCCAGCCTACCTCCCTG AGGAGCTGGGTGCCCTGCACAGCTGGTTCCAGACAGTGAGTTCTCAGGAGCCATGTCAACGAGCGGCAGAGACTGTGCTGAAGCAGCAGGGTGTCCTGGCCCTCCGGCCCTACCTCCAAaagcagccccagcccagctcccttCAGGGGAGAGCTGTCAGCAATGAGCCTGAG GAGGAGGAGCTGGCTACCCTGTCTGAGGAGGAGATCGCCATGGCTGTCACTGCTTGGGAGAAGGGACTAGGAAACTTGCCCCCTCTTCGGCCACCACAGAATCCAGT GTTGCCCGTGGCTGGGGAAAGGAATGTGCTCATCACCAGCGCCCTCCCTTATGTAAACAACGTCCCCCACCTTGGAAACATCATTGGTTGCGTGCTCAGTGCTGACGTCTTTGCCAG GTACTCCCGGCTCCGCCAGTGGAACACCCTCTATCTGTGTGGGACAGATGAGTATGGTACAGCGACAGAGACCAAGGCTATGGAGGAGGGTCTAACCCCCCAGGAGATCTGCGACAAGTACCATGCCATCCATGCTGACATCTACCGCTGGTTTAATATCTCCTTTGATATTTTTGGCCGTACCACCACTCCACAGCAGACCAA AATCACCCAGGACATCTTCCAGCGGTTGTTCTCCCGAGGTTTTGTGCTGCAAGATACTGTGGAGCAGCTGCGGTGTGAGCAATGTGCCCGCTTCCTGGCAGACCGCTTTGTGGAGGGTGTGTGTCCCTTCTGTGGCTATGAGGAGGCCCGGGGTGACCAGTGTGACAAATGTGGCAAGCTCATCaatgccactgaactcaag AAGCCTCAGTGTAAAGTCTGCCGGTCGTGCCCTGTGGTGAAGTCCTCTCAGCACCTGTTCCTGGACCTGCCTAAG CTGGAAAAGCGACTGGAGGAGTGGTTGGAGAATACATTGCCTGGCAGTGACTGGACACCCAATGCCCGCTTCATCATTCGTTCTTGGCTTCGGGATGGCCTCAAGCCACGCTGCATAACCCGAGACCTCAAATGGGGAACCCCTGTACCCTTAGAAGGTTTTGAGGACAAG gtATTCTATGTCTGGTTTGATGCCACTATTGGCTACCTGTCCATCACAGCCAACTACACAGACCAGTGGGAGAGATGGTGGAAAAACCCAGAGCAA GTGAGCCTATATCAGTTCATGGCCAAAGACAATGTTCCCTTCCATGGCTTAGTCTTTCCTTGTTCAGCCCTCGGAGCCGAGGACAACTACACCTTGGTTAGCCACCTCATTGCTACAG AGTACCTGAATTACGAGGATGGGAAATTCTCTAAGAGCCGGGGTGTGGGAGTGTTTGGGGACATGGCCCAGGACACAGGGATCCCTGCGGACATCTGGCGCTTCTATCTGCTGTACATTCGACCTGAGGGCCAGGACAGTGCCTTCTCCTGGACAGACATGTTGCTCAAGAACAATTCTGAGCTGCTTAACAACCTGGGCAACTTCATCAACAG AGCTGGGATGTTTGTGTCCAAGTTTTTTGGAGGTTATGTGCCCGAGATGGTGCTTACCTCTGATGATCAGCGCTTGCTGGCTCACGTCACCCTGGAGCTCCAGCACTATCACCAGTTGCTAGAGAAGGTTCG GATCCGGGATGCCTTACGCAGTATTCTTACCATCTCTCGCCATGGCAACCAATACATTCAGGTGAATGAGCCCTGGAAGCGGATTAAAGGCAGCGAAGCTGATAG GCAGCGGGCAGGGACAGTGACAGGCTTGGCAGTGAATATAGCTGCCTTGCTGTCTGTCATGCTCCAGCCCTACATGCCCACGGTTAGTGCCACCATCCAGGCCCAGCTGCAGCTCCCACCTCCAGCCTGCGGTATCCTGCTCACAAACTTCCTGTGTACCTTACCAGCAGGACACCTGATTGGCACA GTCAGCCCCTTGTTCCAAAAATTGGAAAATGACCAGATTGAAAGTTTGAGGCAGCGCTTTGGTGGGGGCCAG GCAAAAGTGTCCTCCAAGCCAGCAGTTGGAGAGACTGTGACAGCCACTGGACCACAGCAGATACAAGTGCTGATGGATGAAGTGACAAAACAG GGCAACATCGTCCGAGAACTGAAAGCACAAAAGGCAGACAAGAACCAGGTTGCTGCGGAGGTGGCTAAACTCTTGGATCTGAAGAAACAGTTGGCTCTAGCTGAGGGGAAACCCCTTGAAACCCCTaaaggcaagaagaaaaagtga
- the LOC138915032 gene encoding DNA damage-inducible transcript 3 protein, protein MAAEPLPFSFGTLSSWELEAWYEDLQEVLFSDENGGTYVSPPGNEEEESKTFTTLDPASLAWLTEEPGPAEVTSTSQSPRSPDSSQSSLAQEEEEEDQVRPRKRKQSGQSPARAGKQRMKEKEQENERKVAKLAEENERLKQEIERLTREVEATRRALIDRMVNLHQA, encoded by the exons ATGGCAGCTGAGCCACTGCCTTTCTCCTTCGGGACACTGTCCAGCTGGGAGCTGGAAGCCTGGTATGAGGACCTGCAGGAGGTGCTGTTCTCAGATGAAAATGGGGGTACCTATGTCTCACCCCCTGGAAACGAGGAG GAAGAATCAAAAACCTTCACCACTCTTGACCCCGCCTCTCTGGCGTGGCTGACCGAGGAACCAGGGCCAGCAGAGGTCACGAGCACCTCCCAGAGCCCTCGCTCTCCAGATTCCAGTCAGAGCTCCCTGGctcaggaggaagaagaggaagaccaAGTAAGACCTAGGAAACGGAAACAGAGTGGCCAGTCCCCAGCCCGGGCTGGAAAGCAACGcatgaaggagaaagaacaagagaatgaaaggaaagtGGCGAAGCTAGCTGAAGAGAACGAACGGCTCAAGCAGGAAATCGAGCGCCTGACCAGGGAAGTGGAGGCGACTCGCCGGGCTTTGATTGACCGAATGGTTAATCTGCACCAAGCATGA
- the MARS1 gene encoding methionine--tRNA ligase, cytoplasmic isoform X1: MRLFVSEGAPGSLPVLAAARRAQGRAELLISTVGPEECVVPFLTQPKVPVLQLDNGNYLFSTSAICRYFFLLSGWEQDDLTNQWLEWEATELQPALSAALYYLVVQGKKGEDVLGPVRRALTHIDHSLSRRSCPFLAGETESLADIVLWGALYPLLQDPAYLPEELGALHSWFQTVSSQEPCQRAAETVLKQQGVLALRPYLQKQPQPSSLQGRAVSNEPEEEELATLSEEEIAMAVTAWEKGLGNLPPLRPPQNPVLPVAGERNVLITSALPYVNNVPHLGNIIGCVLSADVFARYSRLRQWNTLYLCGTDEYGTATETKAMEEGLTPQEICDKYHAIHADIYRWFNISFDIFGRTTTPQQTKITQDIFQRLFSRGFVLQDTVEQLRCEQCARFLADRFVEGVCPFCGYEEARGDQCDKCGKLINATELKKPQCKVCRSCPVVKSSQHLFLDLPKLEKRLEEWLENTLPGSDWTPNARFIIRSWLRDGLKPRCITRDLKWGTPVPLEGFEDKVFYVWFDATIGYLSITANYTDQWERWWKNPEQVSLYQFMAKDNVPFHGLVFPCSALGAEDNYTLVSHLIATEYLNYEDGKFSKSRGVGVFGDMAQDTGIPADIWRFYLLYIRPEGQDSAFSWTDMLLKNNSELLNNLGNFINRAGMFVSKFFGGYVPEMVLTSDDQRLLAHVTLELQHYHQLLEKVRIRDALRSILTISRHGNQYIQVNEPWKRIKGSEADRQRAGTVTGLAVNIAALLSVMLQPYMPTVSATIQAQLQLPPPACGILLTNFLCTLPAGHLIGTVSPLFQKLENDQIESLRQRFGGGQLEESLELKAKVSSKPAVGETVTATGPQQIQVLMDEVTKQGNIVRELKAQKADKNQVAAEVAKLLDLKKQLALAEGKPLETPKGKKKK, encoded by the exons ATGAGACTGTTCGTGAGCGAAGGCGCCCCGGGGAGCTTGCCTGTGCTGGCCGCGGCCCGGAGGGCCCAGGGGAGAGCGGAGCTGCTCATCAGCACTGTAGGCCCAGAAG AGTGTGTGGTCCCATTCCTGACCCAGCCTAAGGTCCCTGTCTTGCAACTGGATAATGGCAACTACCTCTTCTCCACTAGTGCTATCTGCCG atacttctttcttttgtctgGCTGGGAGCAAGATGACCTCACTAACCAGTGGCTGGAATGGGAAGCGACAGAACTGCAG CCAGCTTTGTCTGCCGCCCTGTACTATTTAGTGGTCCAAGGCAAGAAGGGAGAAGATGTTCTTGGCCCTGTCCGGAGAGCCCTGACTCACATTGACCACAGCTTGAGTCGTCGGAGCTGTCCTTTCCTTGCTGGG GAGACAGAATCTCTAGCTGACATTGTTTTGTGGGGAGCGCTATACCCATTACTCCAAGACCCAGCCTACCTCCCTG AGGAGCTGGGTGCCCTGCACAGCTGGTTCCAGACAGTGAGTTCTCAGGAGCCATGTCAACGAGCGGCAGAGACTGTGCTGAAGCAGCAGGGTGTCCTGGCCCTCCGGCCCTACCTCCAAaagcagccccagcccagctcccttCAGGGGAGAGCTGTCAGCAATGAGCCTGAG GAGGAGGAGCTGGCTACCCTGTCTGAGGAGGAGATCGCCATGGCTGTCACTGCTTGGGAGAAGGGACTAGGAAACTTGCCCCCTCTTCGGCCACCACAGAATCCAGT GTTGCCCGTGGCTGGGGAAAGGAATGTGCTCATCACCAGCGCCCTCCCTTATGTAAACAACGTCCCCCACCTTGGAAACATCATTGGTTGCGTGCTCAGTGCTGACGTCTTTGCCAG GTACTCCCGGCTCCGCCAGTGGAACACCCTCTATCTGTGTGGGACAGATGAGTATGGTACAGCGACAGAGACCAAGGCTATGGAGGAGGGTCTAACCCCCCAGGAGATCTGCGACAAGTACCATGCCATCCATGCTGACATCTACCGCTGGTTTAATATCTCCTTTGATATTTTTGGCCGTACCACCACTCCACAGCAGACCAA AATCACCCAGGACATCTTCCAGCGGTTGTTCTCCCGAGGTTTTGTGCTGCAAGATACTGTGGAGCAGCTGCGGTGTGAGCAATGTGCCCGCTTCCTGGCAGACCGCTTTGTGGAGGGTGTGTGTCCCTTCTGTGGCTATGAGGAGGCCCGGGGTGACCAGTGTGACAAATGTGGCAAGCTCATCaatgccactgaactcaag AAGCCTCAGTGTAAAGTCTGCCGGTCGTGCCCTGTGGTGAAGTCCTCTCAGCACCTGTTCCTGGACCTGCCTAAG CTGGAAAAGCGACTGGAGGAGTGGTTGGAGAATACATTGCCTGGCAGTGACTGGACACCCAATGCCCGCTTCATCATTCGTTCTTGGCTTCGGGATGGCCTCAAGCCACGCTGCATAACCCGAGACCTCAAATGGGGAACCCCTGTACCCTTAGAAGGTTTTGAGGACAAG gtATTCTATGTCTGGTTTGATGCCACTATTGGCTACCTGTCCATCACAGCCAACTACACAGACCAGTGGGAGAGATGGTGGAAAAACCCAGAGCAA GTGAGCCTATATCAGTTCATGGCCAAAGACAATGTTCCCTTCCATGGCTTAGTCTTTCCTTGTTCAGCCCTCGGAGCCGAGGACAACTACACCTTGGTTAGCCACCTCATTGCTACAG AGTACCTGAATTACGAGGATGGGAAATTCTCTAAGAGCCGGGGTGTGGGAGTGTTTGGGGACATGGCCCAGGACACAGGGATCCCTGCGGACATCTGGCGCTTCTATCTGCTGTACATTCGACCTGAGGGCCAGGACAGTGCCTTCTCCTGGACAGACATGTTGCTCAAGAACAATTCTGAGCTGCTTAACAACCTGGGCAACTTCATCAACAG AGCTGGGATGTTTGTGTCCAAGTTTTTTGGAGGTTATGTGCCCGAGATGGTGCTTACCTCTGATGATCAGCGCTTGCTGGCTCACGTCACCCTGGAGCTCCAGCACTATCACCAGTTGCTAGAGAAGGTTCG GATCCGGGATGCCTTACGCAGTATTCTTACCATCTCTCGCCATGGCAACCAATACATTCAGGTGAATGAGCCCTGGAAGCGGATTAAAGGCAGCGAAGCTGATAG GCAGCGGGCAGGGACAGTGACAGGCTTGGCAGTGAATATAGCTGCCTTGCTGTCTGTCATGCTCCAGCCCTACATGCCCACGGTTAGTGCCACCATCCAGGCCCAGCTGCAGCTCCCACCTCCAGCCTGCGGTATCCTGCTCACAAACTTCCTGTGTACCTTACCAGCAGGACACCTGATTGGCACA GTCAGCCCCTTGTTCCAAAAATTGGAAAATGACCAGATTGAAAGTTTGAGGCAGCGCTTTGGTGGGGGCCAG CTAGAAGAATCCTTGGAGTTGAAG GCAAAAGTGTCCTCCAAGCCAGCAGTTGGAGAGACTGTGACAGCCACTGGACCACAGCAGATACAAGTGCTGATGGATGAAGTGACAAAACAG GGCAACATCGTCCGAGAACTGAAAGCACAAAAGGCAGACAAGAACCAGGTTGCTGCGGAGGTGGCTAAACTCTTGGATCTGAAGAAACAGTTGGCTCTAGCTGAGGGGAAACCCCTTGAAACCCCTaaaggcaagaagaaaaagtga